Proteins encoded in a region of the Canis lupus dingo isolate Sandy chromosome 17, ASM325472v2, whole genome shotgun sequence genome:
- the CAPG gene encoding macrophage-capping protein isoform X1 produces the protein MYTSLPQGGSPFPGSVQDPGLHVWRVEKLKPVPVARENQGVFFSGDSYLVLHNGPEELSHLHLWIGQQSSRDEQGACAVLAVHLNTLLGERPVQHREVQGNESDLFMSYFPRGLKYQEGGVESAFHKTSPGATAAPIKKLYQVKGKKNIRATERALSWDSFNTGDCFILDLGPNIFTWCGGKSNILERNKARDLALAIRDSERQGKAQVEIVTDGEEPAEMIQVLGPKPALKEGNPEEDLTADRTNAQAAALYKVSDATGQMNLTKVADSSPFALELLLSDDCFVLDNGLCGKIYIWKGRKANEKERQAALQVAEDFISRMRYAPNTQVEILPQGRESPIFKQFFKDWK, from the exons ATGtacacctccctcccccaggg TGGCTCCCCGTTCCCAGGCTCGGTGCAGGATCCCGGCCTGCATGTGTGGCGGGTGGAGAAGCTGAAGCCAGTGCCGGTAGCACGTGAGAACCAGGGCGTCTTCTTCTCCGGGGACTCCTACCTAGTGCTGCACAATGGTCCGGAGGAGCTCTCCCACCTGCACCTCTGGATAG GCCAGCAGTCGTCCCGGGATGAGCAGGGGGCCTGCGCCGTGCTGGCCGTGCACCTCAACACGCTGCTTGGGGAGCGGCCGGTGCAGCACCGCGAGGTGCAGGGCAACGAGTCCGACCTCTTCATGAGCTACTTCCCGCGTGGCCTCAAGTACCAG GAAGGTGGAGTGGAGTCAGCATTTCACAAGACCTCCCCAGGGGCCACCGCGGCCCCCATCAAGAAGCTGTACCAGGTGAAGGGGAAGAAGAACATCCGCGCCACGGAGCGGGCGCTGAGCTGGGACAGCTTCAACACCGGGGACTGCTTCATCCTGGACCTGGGCCCG AACATCTTCACCTGGTGTGGTGGAAAGTCCAACATCCTGGAGCGCAACAAGGCACGGGACCTGGCCCTGGCCATCCGGGACAGTGAGCGACAGGGCAAGGCCCAAGTGGAGATTGTCACTGACGGGGAAGAACCTGCAGAGATGATCCAG GTCCTGGGCCCCAAGCCTGCTCTGAAGGAGGGCAACCCTGAGGAAGACCTCACAGCGGACCGGACAAACGCCCAGGCCGCGGCTCTGTATAAG GTCTCCGATGCCACTGGACAGATGAACCTGACCAAGGTGGCCGACTCCAGTCCCTTTGCCCTTGAGCTGCTGCTGTCTGATGACTGCTTCGTGCTGGACAATGGGCTCTGTGGCAAGATCTACATTTGGAAAG GGCGAAAAGCTAACGAGAAGGAGCGGCAGGCGGCTCTCCAAGTGGCCGAGGACTTCATCTCCCGCATGCGCTATGCCCCCAACACTCAG GTGGAGATTCTGCCCCAGGGGCGCGAGAGCCCCATCTTCAAGCAATTCTTCAAGGACTGGAAATGA
- the CAPG gene encoding macrophage-capping protein isoform X2, protein MYTSLPQGGSPFPGSVQDPGLHVWRVEKLKPVPVARENQGVFFSGDSYLVLHNGPEELSHLHLWIGQQSSRDEQGACAVLAVHLNTLLGERPVQHREVQGNESDLFMSYFPRGLKYQEGGVESAFHKTSPGATAAPIKKLYQVKGKKNIRATERALSWDSFNTGDCFILDLGPNIFTWCGGKSNILERNKARDLALAIRDSERQGKAQVEIVTDGEEPAEMIQVLGPKPALKEGNPEEDLTADRTNAQAAALYKVSDATGQMNLTKVADSSPFALELLLSDDCFVLDNGLCGKIYIWKGS, encoded by the exons ATGtacacctccctcccccaggg TGGCTCCCCGTTCCCAGGCTCGGTGCAGGATCCCGGCCTGCATGTGTGGCGGGTGGAGAAGCTGAAGCCAGTGCCGGTAGCACGTGAGAACCAGGGCGTCTTCTTCTCCGGGGACTCCTACCTAGTGCTGCACAATGGTCCGGAGGAGCTCTCCCACCTGCACCTCTGGATAG GCCAGCAGTCGTCCCGGGATGAGCAGGGGGCCTGCGCCGTGCTGGCCGTGCACCTCAACACGCTGCTTGGGGAGCGGCCGGTGCAGCACCGCGAGGTGCAGGGCAACGAGTCCGACCTCTTCATGAGCTACTTCCCGCGTGGCCTCAAGTACCAG GAAGGTGGAGTGGAGTCAGCATTTCACAAGACCTCCCCAGGGGCCACCGCGGCCCCCATCAAGAAGCTGTACCAGGTGAAGGGGAAGAAGAACATCCGCGCCACGGAGCGGGCGCTGAGCTGGGACAGCTTCAACACCGGGGACTGCTTCATCCTGGACCTGGGCCCG AACATCTTCACCTGGTGTGGTGGAAAGTCCAACATCCTGGAGCGCAACAAGGCACGGGACCTGGCCCTGGCCATCCGGGACAGTGAGCGACAGGGCAAGGCCCAAGTGGAGATTGTCACTGACGGGGAAGAACCTGCAGAGATGATCCAG GTCCTGGGCCCCAAGCCTGCTCTGAAGGAGGGCAACCCTGAGGAAGACCTCACAGCGGACCGGACAAACGCCCAGGCCGCGGCTCTGTATAAG GTCTCCGATGCCACTGGACAGATGAACCTGACCAAGGTGGCCGACTCCAGTCCCTTTGCCCTTGAGCTGCTGCTGTCTGATGACTGCTTCGTGCTGGACAATGGGCTCTGTGGCAAGATCTACATTTGGAAAG GCTCTTAG